A portion of the uncultured Bacteroides sp. genome contains these proteins:
- a CDS encoding TonB-dependent receptor — protein sequence MNLFEMKRRHIRSLWMLLLLLTCSVAVRAQGNPVTGRVSDEKGELLIGVSILEKGTTNGVITDINGQYSLKLSTGNPILVVSYIGHKSQEIKVAKQRVIDIVLAEDVSALDEVVVVGYGNQRKVSVVGAQSALNMKDVKMPAGKLSSVISGRIAGVVAVQRSGEPGHDESDIWIRGISSLLGQSSRPLVLVDGVERSFNNIDPEDIESFTVLKDASATAVYGVRGANGVVIVKTKPGRVGKPQFSVDYYESFTRLTKKVDMADAYTYMDARNEAQMNANGTLKYSDAYIEATKKANGLLPNDNTRLYNPYLYPAIDWADQLFNDWGHNRRGNINIRGGVPNANYYVSLSYYGETGMTRNFKLENYNTQMKYDRYNFTSNLNLKPTSKTTIDLGFSGNMGQGHYPQTSTNALYAASMDVNPVMYPLLLPNGTVSGINSQQKFNPYGLLARGGYYDEFSSQLNSNIRVTQDLDFGGFSKGLSVSLMVAFDTYNSRKRQYNRNEPMYKFAGKTDENGLWIEDTLFDEETGDYLYSLLKEADGSLELQTPEHSSNRTVYTEGSLNYDRSFGAHRVGALLLYNQKVYWDLNAEDVIGGMPYKQRGFAGRATYSWNDRYFAEFNLGINGSENFTPGKRYGVFPAFGLGWAVSNEPFWNPFRKYVSFLKFRYTDGWVGSDTATGRRFMYQGVFKGLDGTLFGTNYSGASGYGEEKYGVNVTWSKSRKQDLGIDLKFLNDNLSFVIDLFKERRDNIFLQRSTIPSYAGWVENPYANLGVVENKGIEVAMDYTQQLGKKTFLTVRGNLTFNKDKIIENDQPPVNYQWMETRGTNVNATWGFISDGLFTNEAEIEDHATQFGTLHVGDIKYRDLNGDGVINNYDKTVIGRGDVPRIYYGFGADLQVGDFSIGALFQGVTQTDRYLDGISIKPFWDDEGRDNIFSNITDRWSADDPTNQDVFYPRISVGSDLNSNNAQKSSWWIKDMSFLRLKQLNISYNLPKKILDRSFLKSASIYLMGTNLLTFSKFKLWDPELNTSNGQAYPNVSSYSIGAKFSF from the coding sequence ATGAATTTGTTTGAAATGAAAAGACGTCACATCAGATCATTATGGATGCTGTTATTGTTGCTCACATGTAGTGTAGCGGTACGGGCACAAGGCAATCCTGTTACAGGGCGTGTTTCTGATGAGAAAGGAGAGTTGCTCATAGGAGTGAGCATTCTGGAGAAAGGAACTACAAACGGTGTTATTACCGACATAAACGGTCAGTATTCCTTAAAGCTGTCGACCGGTAATCCTATTTTGGTAGTTTCCTATATAGGACATAAGTCACAAGAGATCAAAGTCGCCAAACAGAGAGTTATCGATATTGTTTTGGCGGAAGACGTATCGGCGCTAGATGAAGTCGTAGTAGTAGGTTATGGCAACCAGCGCAAAGTCTCTGTTGTCGGAGCACAATCGGCCTTGAATATGAAAGACGTCAAAATGCCTGCAGGCAAGTTGTCCTCTGTTATTTCCGGACGTATTGCGGGAGTGGTTGCTGTGCAGCGTAGCGGCGAGCCGGGACACGACGAATCGGATATATGGATTCGTGGTATATCCTCTTTGCTTGGACAAAGTTCTAGGCCATTGGTGCTGGTAGATGGTGTGGAACGCAGTTTTAATAACATTGATCCCGAAGACATCGAATCTTTCACTGTACTGAAAGATGCCTCCGCCACAGCCGTTTACGGTGTGCGTGGTGCTAATGGAGTTGTTATTGTGAAAACCAAGCCCGGGCGGGTCGGAAAACCGCAATTTAGTGTAGACTATTATGAAAGCTTCACTCGTCTGACAAAAAAAGTAGATATGGCAGATGCTTATACCTATATGGATGCACGCAATGAGGCACAGATGAATGCAAATGGCACCCTCAAGTATTCGGATGCTTACATCGAGGCTACTAAGAAAGCCAATGGTTTGCTACCTAATGACAATACACGCTTGTACAATCCGTATTTGTATCCAGCTATCGACTGGGCAGACCAATTATTTAATGATTGGGGGCATAACCGTCGCGGGAATATCAATATTCGTGGTGGTGTACCCAATGCAAACTACTATGTGTCATTGAGTTATTATGGTGAAACAGGTATGACCCGTAACTTCAAATTGGAGAACTACAACACTCAAATGAAGTATGATCGCTATAATTTTACTTCCAACCTGAATTTGAAGCCGACATCCAAGACTACTATCGACTTGGGCTTTTCCGGTAATATGGGACAAGGACACTATCCACAGACTAGTACAAATGCATTATATGCCGCCAGCATGGATGTCAATCCAGTGATGTATCCTTTATTACTACCCAATGGAACAGTGTCTGGTATCAACTCGCAGCAAAAATTCAACCCTTATGGTTTGCTGGCTCGCGGTGGTTATTATGACGAGTTTTCCAGCCAACTAAATTCGAATATTCGTGTAACACAAGATCTCGATTTTGGGGGATTTAGTAAAGGACTTTCCGTATCTCTCATGGTAGCCTTCGATACCTATAATTCACGCAAGAGACAGTATAATCGTAACGAACCGATGTACAAATTTGCCGGAAAGACGGATGAAAACGGGCTTTGGATAGAAGATACTTTATTTGACGAAGAAACAGGAGACTATCTATACTCTCTATTGAAGGAAGCAGACGGGAGTCTAGAACTTCAGACACCGGAGCATTCGAGTAACCGAACTGTCTATACCGAAGGATCTTTGAACTATGATCGCAGTTTTGGTGCTCATCGTGTTGGTGCTCTATTGCTCTATAACCAGAAGGTTTATTGGGATTTGAATGCAGAAGACGTCATTGGGGGGATGCCTTATAAACAACGTGGTTTTGCCGGACGTGCCACTTACTCTTGGAACGACCGCTACTTTGCTGAGTTCAACCTTGGTATCAACGGATCGGAGAACTTTACACCGGGAAAACGTTACGGTGTGTTTCCTGCTTTCGGTTTGGGATGGGCGGTATCTAATGAGCCGTTTTGGAATCCTTTTCGTAAATACGTTTCTTTCCTGAAGTTTCGTTATACAGACGGATGGGTAGGCAGCGACACGGCTACGGGCAGGCGTTTTATGTATCAGGGAGTGTTTAAAGGCTTGGATGGCACATTGTTTGGAACCAATTATAGCGGCGCAAGCGGTTACGGTGAAGAAAAATATGGTGTGAACGTTACTTGGTCAAAGTCTAGAAAACAAGACTTAGGTATTGACCTTAAGTTCTTAAACGATAATTTATCGTTTGTCATTGATCTATTTAAGGAACGCCGTGATAATATCTTTTTGCAACGCAGTACTATTCCTAGTTATGCGGGTTGGGTCGAAAATCCATACGCTAATTTGGGAGTTGTGGAAAATAAAGGTATCGAAGTGGCAATGGATTATACTCAACAGTTGGGTAAGAAGACCTTTCTTACCGTACGTGGCAACCTTACTTTCAATAAGGACAAGATTATCGAAAATGACCAACCTCCTGTAAATTATCAGTGGATGGAAACACGCGGCACGAATGTGAATGCCACATGGGGATTTATTTCTGACGGACTTTTCACTAACGAGGCAGAAATAGAAGATCATGCTACTCAATTCGGAACGCTGCACGTGGGAGACATTAAGTATCGAGACTTGAATGGGGATGGTGTGATAAATAATTACGATAAAACCGTGATTGGCCGTGGTGATGTACCTCGAATCTATTATGGATTCGGTGCCGACTTGCAAGTTGGAGACTTCTCCATCGGTGCTCTGTTTCAAGGAGTGACGCAAACAGATCGTTATTTGGATGGTATATCTATCAAGCCTTTCTGGGATGATGAAGGTCGGGACAATATATTCTCAAATATCACTGATCGTTGGAGCGCAGATGATCCTACTAATCAAGATGTATTCTATCCGCGCATATCTGTAGGTAGCGACTTGAATTCCAATAATGCACAGAAGAGCAGTTGGTGGATAAAGGATATGAGCTTCCTTCGTCTGAAACAATTGAATATTTCCTACAATCTGCCGAAAAAAATACTGGATCGCAGTTTTCTGAAGAGCGCAAGTATCTACCTGATGGGAACAAACCTACTCAC